A window from Tistrella bauzanensis encodes these proteins:
- a CDS encoding DUF6314 family protein, with amino-acid sequence MTAGTDIVDPCHHGRFNALAGRWQISRAITGGSVGQMTGIAIVTAGGPDRLDYAESGQLALPGGPVLDVFRRYTYRLLADGRIAIDFADGPTSGARFVTLAFVAGAEGAGDGVEGGWSAADLHHCGDDLYHATMTLNLPDRFSTDIQVTGPRKDYRALTRYRRIAGSS; translated from the coding sequence ATGACAGCCGGAACCGATATCGTCGACCCTTGCCACCACGGCCGGTTCAACGCCCTGGCGGGCCGCTGGCAGATATCGCGCGCCATCACCGGCGGCTCCGTCGGGCAGATGACCGGGATCGCCATCGTCACCGCCGGCGGACCGGACCGGCTGGATTATGCCGAATCCGGCCAACTCGCCTTGCCCGGCGGGCCGGTGCTCGACGTGTTTCGGCGCTATACCTACCGGCTGCTGGCGGATGGCCGCATCGCCATCGACTTTGCCGATGGCCCCACGTCTGGCGCGCGCTTCGTGACCCTCGCCTTTGTGGCGGGTGCCGAGGGGGCCGGGGACGGTGTGGAGGGAGGCTGGTCGGCCGCGGATCTGCATCACTGCGGCGACGATCTTTATCACGCCACCATGACCCTGAACCTGCCGGACCGGTTTTCGACGGATATCCAGGTCACGGGTCCGCGCAAGGACTATCGCGCGCTCACCCGCTATCGGCGAATTGCCGGCTCATCATGA